A single genomic interval of Clupea harengus unplaced genomic scaffold, Ch_v2.0.2, whole genome shotgun sequence harbors:
- the LOC122131298 gene encoding GTPase IMAP family member 9-like: MNSVPHDSISMFLRTLSRVNVVTLVLTVSSTVSPLNVVLLGKTGSGKSASANTILGRKDAFKEEFSSESVTAMCSNQHTVVNGREITLIDTPGLFGTEQYTEELKGELEKCVEMSLPGPHAFLLVIRLGRFTEEERNAVKWIQENFGEGALKYTIVLFTHGDQLKGIPVEDFLRKGSALSFLTEHVGGRYHVFNNESKDRTQVRELKEKIEAMVEENGGANYTNEMYKEVQRKIREKEERRKAEEERKKKQAEKELEDERRKAKEEKRQRLEAEVVAAEEMRKTFEAEVVAAEEKGKNFKTQETAAEEMRQRFKEEEEKARRFNRVAIGLATAGTLVVLDVRYTEEERNVVKWIQENFGEGAQKYTIVLLTHGDVLKGKPLEDFLRKGSALSAFIEHFGGRYHVFNNKSNDSTQVRELKEKIEAMVKENGGANYTNEIRFVEGAIEGH, from the exons ATGAATAGTGTTCCTCATGACAGCATCTCCATGTTCTTAAGAACTTTAAGCAGAGTAAATGTTGTTACCCT AGTTTTGACTGTTTCCTCCACAGTGTCTCCTCTAAATGTCGTGCTGCTGGGGAAAACTGGTTCTGGAAAGAGTGCCTCagcaaacaccatcctggggagGAAAGATGCTTTTAAAGAGGAGTTCTCATCTGAATCTGTGACTGCAATGTGCAGTAATCAACATACTGTAGTGAATGGTAGAGAAATTACACTGATTGATACACCAGGATTGTTTGGTACAGAACAGTATACAGAAGAGCTGAAGGGTGAGCTGGAGAAGTGTGTTGAGATGTCTCTCCCTGGGCCTCATGCCTTCCTGCTGGTGATCAGGCTGGGGAggttcacagaggaggagaggaatgctgTGAAGTGGATCCAGGAGAACTTTGGTGAGGGGGCGCTGAAGTACACTATAGTGCTCTTCACTCATGGAGATCAGCTGAAGGGTATACCAGTGGAGGATTTTCTGCGCAAAGGTTCTGCTCTCTCATTTCTTACTGAACATGTTGGGGGTAGATATCATGTCTTCAACAATGAGAGTAAAGACAGAACTCAGGTCAGAGAGCTAAAGGAGAAAATTGAGGCCATGGTGGAGGAGAATGGGGGAGCAAACTACACCAATGAGATGTACAAGGAGGTGCagagaaaaataagagaaaaggaggagagaaggaaggcagaggaagagagaaagaaaaaacaagcagAGAAGGAGTtagaagatgagaggaggaaggcaaaggaagaaaagaggcaGAGATTGGAAGCAGAGGTGGTGGCTGCGGAAGAAATGAGGAAGACATTCGAAGCAGAGGTGGTGGCGGCGGAAGAAAAGGGGAAGAATTTCAAAACACAGGAGACTGCCGCGGAAGAAATGAGGCAGAGATtcaaagaagaggaggaaaaagctCGAAGATTTAATAGGGTTGCAATAGGACTAGCAACTGCAGGAACACTAGTAGT ATTAGATGTGAGgtacacagaggaggagaggaatgttGTGAAGTGGATCCAGGAGAACTTTGGTGAGGGGGCGCAGAAGTACACTATAGTGCTCCTCACTCATGGGGATGTGCTGAAGGGAAAACCATTGGAGGATTTTCTGCGCAAAGGCTCTGCTCTGTCAGCTTTCATTGAACATTTTGGGGGTAGATATCACGTCTTCAACAATAAGAGTAATGACAGCACTCAGGTCAGAGAGCTAAAGGAGAAAATTGAGGCCATGGTGAAGGAGAATGGGGGAGCAAACTACACAAATGAGAT AAGGTTTGTGGAAGGCGCCATTGAAGGTCACTGA